In Pseudomonadota bacterium, the following proteins share a genomic window:
- a CDS encoding endonuclease domain-containing protein, which produces MKITYNPKLKALSRELRKQGVLSEVLLWAHLNGRKMKGYQFTRQKPIGNYIVDFYCSKLKLVIEIDGESHDRKFLHDKKRQQALESEDLTVLRFNDNDVNKDIESVLMAIEGWIEKSMKKGQPPGPLC; this is translated from the coding sequence ATAAAAATTACATATAACCCGAAATTAAAAGCTCTATCACGAGAACTAAGAAAACAAGGTGTTTTATCAGAAGTTCTTCTCTGGGCACATTTAAATGGCAGAAAGATGAAAGGTTATCAGTTTACGAGGCAAAAGCCTATCGGGAATTATATCGTTGATTTTTATTGCAGCAAACTGAAACTGGTAATTGAAATTGATGGAGAAAGTCATGATAGAAAATTTCTGCACGATAAGAAGCGGCAGCAGGCATTAGAGTCTGAGGACTTAACTGTTTTAAGGTTCAATGATAATGATGTAAATAAAGATATAGAAAGTGTTTTAATGGCAATCGAAGGGTGGATTGAAAAGAGTATGAAGAAGGGACAACCCCCTGGCCCCCTTTGTTAA
- a CDS encoding ATP-dependent 6-phosphofructokinase translates to MPKSFKIAINMGGGDAPGLNAVLEAVVRSAANRNWEVYGIKNSYEGLIDTNEIISLTPEKVWHISSIGGAFLGTTNKANPFNMPVANAAGEIEYRDVSDKVVENFKRLRLDCLIAVGGDGSLEIAYKLFKKGIPVIGVPKTIDNDLVHTNITFGFDTAISTATEAIDRLHSTAKSHERVMVVEVMGRNAGWIALNSGISGSADAILIPEIPFDIDKVCDHIMGRELHGQRYAIVVVAEGAVPLGGKTTNKGKGEAGRQDVILGGIGERVANEIAKKTAKDSRFMVLGHLQRGGSPTTFDRLLALRFGAGALRLVEEKKFGTMIALESPNIKAIPLKDIIGKIKRVPLDGDTIRTAREIGICVGD, encoded by the coding sequence ATGCCAAAAAGTTTTAAGATTGCCATTAATATGGGCGGAGGAGACGCACCGGGTCTCAATGCTGTTTTAGAAGCCGTGGTTCGTTCAGCCGCAAACAGAAACTGGGAAGTTTACGGAATCAAGAACAGTTATGAAGGACTTATTGACACAAATGAAATCATATCCTTAACACCTGAAAAGGTGTGGCATATTTCAAGCATTGGAGGAGCTTTTCTGGGAACCACAAACAAAGCCAATCCTTTTAACATGCCTGTTGCCAATGCAGCAGGCGAAATCGAATACAGAGATGTGTCCGACAAAGTTGTGGAAAACTTCAAACGCCTGAGGCTGGACTGTCTCATTGCTGTTGGCGGTGATGGAAGCCTTGAGATTGCGTACAAACTGTTTAAAAAAGGGATTCCTGTAATCGGTGTGCCAAAGACAATAGACAATGATCTGGTACATACAAATATAACTTTCGGTTTCGATACGGCCATCAGCACTGCCACAGAAGCAATTGACCGTTTGCATTCAACCGCCAAATCACATGAGCGTGTTATGGTTGTTGAGGTTATGGGCAGAAACGCAGGATGGATTGCTTTAAACAGCGGCATTTCAGGTTCGGCTGATGCTATTTTAATCCCTGAAATCCCATTTGATATAGACAAGGTATGCGATCATATTATGGGAAGAGAACTACATGGTCAACGCTATGCCATAGTAGTTGTAGCTGAAGGCGCTGTTCCTCTGGGAGGTAAAACAACTAACAAAGGTAAAGGGGAAGCCGGACGCCAGGATGTTATACTAGGCGGCATAGGCGAGCGTGTTGCAAACGAAATTGCGAAAAAAACCGCCAAAGACAGCCGTTTCATGGTACTGGGACATCTCCAGAGAGGAGGATCACCTACCACATTTGACAGACTTCTTGCACTTCGCTTCGGGGCCGGGGCATTAAGACTTGTTGAAGAGAAAAAATTCGGCACAATGATAGCATTGGAATCGCCAAATATCAAAGCCATCCCTCTTAAAGACATTATCGGCAAAATTAAACGGGTTCCGCTTGATGGTGATACTATAAGGACAGCCAGAGAAATAGGGATTTGCGTTGGAGACTGA
- a CDS encoding MFS transporter gives METEKHSALEIVFRSLKHNNFRLFFAGQSVSLIGTWIQRIAISWLVYKLTNSVFLLGVVGFCDQISTFLLSPLSGVLTDRWNRYHILITTQFLAAIQALILVYIYFYGNINIWHIIILSIFLGSINAFDIPARHSLLLEMIEKKEDLGNAIALNSSMFNAARLLGPSIAGILIATTGEGVCFIINALSYIVIVTSLLKMNIAPRIINKKTTHVFTELKEGFSYAFSFRPLKNIILLFALVGLMGMPYSVLLPAFAKEILHGSSDTYGFLMGASGLGALAGALYLASKNSIRGLWKIIPSSTSIFGIGLILFSFSRSFLLSMVLMILIGFGMMLQMASSNTILQTIVEDDKRGRVLSIYIMALMGTVPFGSLLAGGTAKYFGVPLTLSIGGITCVLGALIFAKKLPELRDTVHKFANL, from the coding sequence TTGGAGACTGAAAAGCACTCGGCACTTGAAATTGTATTCCGTTCTCTTAAACATAATAATTTTCGTCTTTTTTTCGCAGGACAAAGCGTCTCACTAATCGGCACATGGATACAACGAATAGCAATATCCTGGCTGGTGTATAAACTTACAAATTCCGTATTCTTATTGGGTGTGGTCGGCTTTTGTGACCAGATTTCTACATTTTTACTATCCCCTCTTTCCGGAGTTTTGACAGACCGGTGGAATCGCTATCATATTTTAATAACCACTCAGTTTCTGGCGGCAATACAAGCTTTAATCCTGGTGTATATTTATTTCTACGGGAACATTAATATCTGGCACATCATCATCTTAAGCATATTTCTTGGTTCTATCAATGCTTTCGACATTCCTGCCCGGCATTCGCTTCTTTTGGAAATGATAGAAAAAAAAGAAGACCTTGGAAATGCAATCGCCTTAAATTCTTCCATGTTTAACGCAGCACGGCTGTTGGGCCCGTCAATTGCCGGCATATTAATTGCCACAACAGGCGAAGGTGTATGTTTTATCATAAATGCATTGAGCTATATTGTAATTGTAACTTCATTATTGAAAATGAACATTGCCCCAAGGATAATAAACAAGAAAACCACACATGTTTTTACAGAGTTAAAAGAAGGCTTTTCTTATGCTTTTAGTTTCAGACCACTAAAAAATATTATACTTCTTTTCGCCCTGGTAGGTTTAATGGGAATGCCTTATTCAGTGCTTCTGCCGGCTTTCGCTAAAGAAATACTTCATGGCAGTTCCGATACCTATGGGTTTCTCATGGGAGCTTCCGGTTTAGGGGCTTTAGCGGGTGCGCTTTATCTTGCATCCAAAAACAGCATCCGGGGGCTTTGGAAAATTATTCCTTCTTCTACAAGCATTTTCGGTATTGGTTTGATTTTATTTTCTTTTTCACGTTCCTTTTTGCTTTCAATGGTATTAATGATTTTAATAGGATTTGGCATGATGCTGCAAATGGCCTCAAGCAACACTATCTTACAAACTATTGTTGAAGATGATAAACGTGGCCGGGTTCTTAGTATTTATATAATGGCGCTTATGGGCACAGTTCCTTTCGGGAGCCTTTTAGCCGGTGGGACAGCAAAGTATTTTGGTGTGCCGCTTACTTTGTCAATAGGGGGAATAACATGTGTTTTAGGTGCTCTCATCTTCGCAAAAAAACTTCCCGAACTAAGAGATACAGTCCATAAGTTCGCAAACCTATAG
- a CDS encoding LemA family protein, translating to MKRKYLFVLIGLILLLSLTGCGYNTMIANEERTVAAWGDVEASYQRRLDLIPNLVEVVKGYAKHEASTLTAVTEARAKVGSMQLSKDMINDPEAMGKFQQAQGQLSGALSRLMVVVERYPDLKANQNFMDLQNQLEGTENRINVARVRYNKAVQDFNTSIRIFPNSLTNSLMLHLKRKEPFKADEAAKSAPKVNFSMQ from the coding sequence ATGAAAAGAAAATATTTATTTGTTTTAATTGGACTTATACTTCTTCTCTCACTCACGGGCTGCGGATACAACACCATGATAGCCAATGAAGAGCGTACCGTAGCGGCATGGGGGGATGTTGAAGCAAGCTATCAGCGCCGTCTTGATCTTATACCTAATCTTGTCGAAGTAGTAAAAGGCTATGCAAAACATGAAGCTTCTACATTGACTGCTGTTACCGAAGCAAGAGCAAAAGTAGGCTCCATGCAGCTCTCAAAAGATATGATCAATGATCCTGAAGCAATGGGAAAGTTTCAGCAGGCTCAGGGCCAGCTTTCAGGTGCCCTTTCGCGACTTATGGTTGTAGTTGAAAGATATCCTGATTTGAAGGCAAACCAAAATTTTATGGATTTGCAGAATCAGCTTGAAGGAACAGAAAACAGGATAAACGTTGCAAGAGTAAGGTATAACAAGGCTGTGCAGGATTTCAATACCAGCATCAGGATTTTCCCCAACTCACTCACAAACTCTCTTATGCTTCATCTTAAACGCAAAGAACCTTTTAAAGCAGATGAAGCAGCAAAAAGCGCACCCAAAGTGAACTTTTCAATGCAATAA
- a CDS encoding TPM domain-containing protein translates to MKYWLIAFLFIIIPYQAEALDVPQLKGRVNDYAAILSPQTIQVLDSKLSALEQSDSTQVVVLTIPSLEGESLEEFSIKVAETWKIGQKNLDNGAILLVSKNDRKLRIEVGQGLEGKLTDLMSGRIISNEIIPRFKQGDFNGGILAGANAIVSVVKGEYVASRSKTGKEQGKTPIFALLIFLFVITAALSNISKVLGGVTGAILLPVISLISFGGLSILLLGILAIGGFGFGLFSGAVSGGAGRHHPGGFIGGGFGSGGFGGSGFGGGGGGFGGGGSSGGW, encoded by the coding sequence ATGAAATACTGGTTAATTGCATTTCTTTTTATAATTATTCCATATCAAGCCGAAGCGCTTGATGTTCCGCAACTGAAAGGGAGAGTGAATGACTATGCCGCCATACTCTCTCCTCAAACAATTCAGGTACTGGATTCAAAACTATCAGCGCTTGAACAAAGCGATTCAACACAGGTAGTGGTACTTACGATTCCGTCTCTTGAAGGAGAAAGCCTGGAGGAATTTTCTATAAAAGTTGCCGAAACCTGGAAAATAGGTCAGAAAAATCTGGATAACGGCGCTATTCTTCTTGTTTCAAAAAATGACCGCAAACTAAGAATTGAAGTGGGGCAAGGGCTTGAAGGAAAACTTACGGATCTTATGTCCGGAAGAATTATAAGCAATGAGATTATTCCCAGATTTAAACAAGGTGATTTTAATGGCGGAATTTTAGCCGGTGCTAATGCCATTGTGTCTGTAGTTAAAGGCGAATATGTCGCATCAAGATCGAAAACCGGTAAGGAGCAAGGCAAAACACCAATATTTGCGCTACTTATTTTTTTATTTGTTATAACTGCGGCTTTATCAAATATTTCAAAAGTCCTTGGCGGTGTGACAGGTGCTATACTTCTTCCCGTAATCTCTCTTATTTCATTTGGCGGATTATCCATTTTATTGCTTGGCATTCTTGCAATAGGCGGATTTGGTTTCGGTCTTTTTTCAGGAGCTGTTTCAGGTGGAGCCGGAAGACATCATCCGGGAGGTTTTATAGGTGGTGGTTTCGGAAGCGGTGGTTTCGGAGGCAGTGGCTTTGGAGGTGGTGGTGGTGGTTTTGGCGGAGGCGGATCATCAGGAGGCTGGTAA